The Gadus morhua chromosome 18, gadMor3.0, whole genome shotgun sequence DNA segment CATTTAGTCATCCACATGGATTGAgtaacagagacagaaagagaaccAAAGACCAAAAGACTAAAAGACAGAATGACAGAGAAAACGTCAAATAAtgaatgataacaaaaacaaaagaatgaatgaacacAAAGCAAGGAACAGAGGAACAAATGAACGAACAACTGTAAGAAAAAACGTATCAACGAAGAAAAGGATTAGATAATTTAAGACCGAACTAGACCGAACGAAAGCCAAAGAACAAGATGCCGGTGACTCACGGCCCCTCCCCACGTAGACGCTGAAGGAGGAGTGCAGGCTGCTGATGTCGTTCTGAACGCTGATGTCCAGGCAGTGGAGGCCACTGGAGGCGAAGGTGTGGTTCAGACGCAGCATGTGGCTGTACAGCACCGACCGAGTGCAGACCGACGGGGTCATGGACCTGCAGTCTGGGACCACCTGCCAGCACACCCACATGGGGGGGctgggacacacaaacacacacccacacacacacacaggtgtatacgcacacacacacacacacacacacacacacacacacacacacacacacacaaacacacgcacacacacagacgcatacgcacacacagacgtatacacacgctcacacatatacatacaaacacacatacatcgacatataaatatgcatacacacagagacacatgcacacacacacacacaaacatacacacacacacacacacacacacacacacacacacacacacacacacacacacacacacacacacacacacacacacacatacatacacacacaccaacacaggaTGGGACAAGGCATAAATAAGGGGGGTGCATTAGTTTGAGATATGTGGTGCGGTGACATGAGCATCTCTAATCAACAAAGCTCGATTCTACAGATTTAACACACTAACTCCCTCATAAAAACCCAAATAGGCGTGAAATTAATCTGACTtgtctgggaaaaaaaaagagaagggtTAATAATAACTCACCTCCCATCAACATGAAAGAACATGCTGACATTCTCGGCCACATGGTAACTAGAATGCCGTTCCATCTCAATTTTGCTGATTGCGTCTAGAAAAACAGAGATAAACACCAGAACTCAGGAGTCAAATCAATAGTGCTACATCCATGCCCAATCCACCGATGCGTTGTGGTTGTTCTTTGTGTTAATATTGGACAGGGAAGTCTTATAATAATCAGACCTACCAAGAACTTTTAAATCCATCGAGTAATCTCCAGCTATCGGTACTTCTTGTTTGGTCATGTTGGCCCCCACTTGCAGCCGCAGAGTATAGTTCCCAGATTCTGTGTAGTTGTAGCGAGCCACAGGCTCGGTTCCTTCGATCACCTCCCTGCGCAGAGAAACGGAACCATCACGTCCTTGGACCCTCTGCTCTTACAACTAAGACCAAGACCAAACAAGACCACTTTAAACACAAGGGAGGCTCTGGATGTTGGCCTACCCGTTCCCAAAGTCCCACGTATAGGTGAGCTTCGTTTGGACCAAGGTTTGTTCTGGGTCGAAGATCTGGAACATGGCGACGGTCTGGACAGATGAGGCGAGCTCTCCGGTGTCACGAACCAACGTCGAGTTTCCTTCATTCTGGTAGAATACAAGTTTCCCTGACACGTTTTCTATGTGAGCAGGAGGGAAAACAAAACGATGACACCTCATACCTTTTGAAACGGGTCCTTAATGAGTTGGGTCATTAGGGCCTACCTAGTTTGAAGATGGGGTCCGTTTGCCCGGACACTTGGACACCCGGGAACAGATGAATGCATGTCAAGATCAACACATTTAAACGCCTGAAAAAAACAAATCCAACTcagttgatcattattaaaaaTGCTTTAAGGTTCGTGCGAATCTCTGTAGTACTACTATTCATCATTACCGATACATGCTGATCATCAGGCTGGTTCAGATGAGCCTTAACATTGGTACAGTGAGTTGAAGGAGTGGTAGGTGAAGCGTAAAGTGCCAACAGACCGCGTGAGACCACCGGACTTGGATAAAGGTGTGAAATCGCCACCATGCGTTTCAAGGATGTGCTTGAGATAAACCCTGATCTTTTATTGAGTGTCATACTGTCTGCCCGCCTACTTCGATCAACtttaaacattaaacatgataatatatgtttttaaatataattgtataagcCTAAATAGGATCATCACATCGTCAATACTGATTTATTTTGCGCTGTAGTTGATGCGTAATGGTTAGAAGCGTGCGTAATTCCTATGCCTATGAACGTCCGCATCGTGGTGCCAGAGATACACAAGTTTTACGGTACATTATTAATAGTCAAATATTAATTCCAATTATGTCGATCTAAAATGAGGAACCGGAATTTGATGAAATGGGAAATTGAACGAAGAGTTCAACGTTAGTTTCCAGAGTAAAATTGTGTCTAAACTGCTCCAATATCTATCTAAATTTCGTattctatcacacacacacgcaggtaaaCGCACACATCTACACGtccacacacgtccacacacgcacacgcacacacacacacacacacacacacacacacgcacgcacacacgcacacacacacgcacacacacacacacacacacacacacacacacacacacacacacacacacacacacacacacacacacaaacacacacacacgtaacataGCTCCCAGTCCAGGGAGTGGTGCCATGGGTGGCCCAACCCTTTTCTAGCTCATAGACTCATCATGATAACGAGCACGGCGGTGTCGAAAGTGCATGACTATGGCCATGACGTCATGACCCGGCCGCGCTGCTCGAAACAGCAACGCGCTCACCGGctgtcacacgcacgcacgcacgcacgcacacacacacacacacacacacacacacacacacacacacacacacacacacacacacacacacacgcacacacacgcctccacaCACGGGGAAGTTGTCAGAGTGTGCGTTTGGTTTCAG contains these protein-coding regions:
- the tmem130 gene encoding transmembrane protein 130; this translates as MISMYRRLNVLILTCIHLFPGVQVSGQTDPIFKLENVSGKLVFYQNEGNSTLVRDTGELASSVQTVAMFQIFDPEQTLVQTKLTYTWDFGNGEVIEGTEPVARYNYTESGNYTLRLQVGANMTKQEVPIAGDYSMDLKVLDAISKIEMERHSSYHVAENVSMFFHVDGSPPMWVCWQVVPDCRSMTPSVCTRSVLYSHMLRLNHTFASSGLHCLDISVQNDISSLHSSFSVYVGRGRNTNLFFIMSCLAVLAATFSFIGIIACRPRHPNLLQVGRSSSALFLNDEDGSQVKLSFSGLERGESQPLILRHGLMVCS